One Kiritimatiellales bacterium genomic window carries:
- the hisG gene encoding ATP phosphoribosyltransferase: MSIKKVILGLPKGSLQDSTYALFAKAGFNIKGNSRSYFPSIDDPEIELRILRPQEMSRYVEYGMLDAGIAGLDWIEANGSDVQDICSLVYSKQTKRPVRWVLAVPQTSEIKSVKDLEGRRIATEGVGIVERWLAKNGVKAEVEFSWGATEVKVPEFADAIVDITETGSSLKAHNLRIVDTLMESYTKFFANKAAWADDWKRSKLEKIALLLTAALNAADKVLLKMNVAATNLDAILKLLPALNSPTVNNMSTPGWFAVETVVNEEVVREIIPELKAAGAEGIIEIGLNKVVA, translated from the coding sequence TTGAGTATAAAAAAAGTGATTCTCGGTTTACCGAAAGGGAGTCTGCAGGACTCCACCTATGCACTTTTTGCCAAAGCTGGCTTTAATATTAAAGGGAATTCGCGCTCTTATTTCCCGTCGATCGACGACCCTGAAATTGAACTTCGCATTCTCCGTCCGCAGGAAATGAGCCGTTATGTCGAGTACGGCATGCTGGATGCCGGAATTGCCGGGCTTGACTGGATTGAAGCGAACGGTTCGGATGTTCAGGATATTTGCAGCCTGGTTTATTCCAAGCAGACAAAGCGGCCGGTGCGCTGGGTGCTGGCGGTGCCGCAGACATCCGAAATTAAATCGGTCAAAGATCTGGAAGGCAGGCGGATTGCCACTGAGGGTGTCGGTATTGTTGAACGCTGGCTGGCGAAAAACGGCGTCAAAGCCGAAGTTGAATTTTCATGGGGTGCCACTGAAGTTAAAGTGCCGGAATTTGCGGATGCGATTGTTGACATCACCGAAACCGGTTCATCGCTGAAAGCGCACAATCTGCGCATTGTTGATACGCTGATGGAATCCTATACCAAATTTTTTGCGAATAAAGCGGCGTGGGCCGATGACTGGAAACGCTCGAAGCTTGAAAAAATTGCTTTGCTGTTGACGGCGGCGTTGAATGCTGCGGATAAAGTACTTTTAAAAATGAATGTTGCGGCAACGAATCTGGATGCGATTTTGAAACTGCTGCCGGCATTAAATTCGCCGACAGTGAACAATATGTCGACTCCCGGCTGGTTCGCTGTTGAGACGGTTGTAAATGAAGAAGTTGTGCGGGAAATTATTCCCGAACTGAAAGCCGCCGGCGCCGAAGGCATTATTGAAATCGGGCTGAACAAAGTGGTGGCGTAA
- a CDS encoding methylenetetrahydrofolate reductase, which translates to MLMTVIEKIRTAEKPLISIEFFPPKTGGARAVFEKSAAELIALKPDFVSVTCGAGGSAAGPTLNISRQLAADGYDTVMPHCTCVGMSRADLKKSTDELIAGGFNNIMALRGDPPHGEKIFVPVKNGFRYAAELVAFLRERYPALCIGVAGYPEKHPEAMSLDEDIRRLKEKVNAGADFITTQLFLKNSAYFRFVEKCRVNEIYVPVIPGLLPVISLEQIHRMQSFCEFSVPQKLLSDLEAAKNNPAKMKRLGLYWAMEQIAGLIEGGAPGIHLYLLNRAKTVFFPELAACLNRIRSGI; encoded by the coding sequence ATGCTTATGACTGTCATCGAAAAAATCAGGACGGCAGAAAAACCGTTAATCTCTATTGAATTTTTCCCGCCGAAAACCGGCGGAGCACGGGCGGTGTTTGAAAAAAGCGCGGCGGAGCTGATTGCATTAAAACCCGATTTTGTTTCTGTTACCTGCGGCGCCGGCGGCAGTGCAGCGGGTCCGACACTGAATATTTCGCGGCAGCTTGCTGCCGACGGTTATGACACCGTGATGCCGCACTGCACCTGCGTTGGCATGTCGCGCGCCGATTTAAAAAAATCAACGGATGAACTGATTGCCGGCGGATTTAACAATATCATGGCACTGCGCGGCGATCCGCCGCACGGGGAAAAAATTTTTGTGCCGGTCAAAAACGGCTTCCGCTATGCCGCTGAACTGGTGGCGTTTTTACGTGAGCGCTATCCGGCGCTGTGCATCGGAGTCGCCGGCTATCCGGAAAAACATCCGGAAGCGATGTCGCTCGATGAAGATATCCGCCGGTTAAAAGAAAAAGTGAATGCCGGTGCCGATTTTATAACAACGCAGCTGTTTTTAAAAAATTCAGCTTACTTCCGCTTTGTTGAAAAATGCCGGGTAAACGAAATTTATGTTCCGGTCATCCCCGGACTTCTGCCGGTGATCTCGCTGGAACAGATCCACCGGATGCAGTCGTTCTGTGAATTTTCCGTGCCGCAAAAACTGCTGAGCGATCTTGAAGCGGCAAAAAATAATCCGGCGAAAATGAAGCGGCTCGGGCTGTACTGGGCAATGGAACAGATTGCCGGTTTGATCGAAGGCGGCGCACCGGGCATTCATCTGTATCTGCTCAACCGTGCCAAAACGGTATTTTTTCCGGAACTGGCCGCCTGTCTGAACCGTATTCGAAGCGGAATTTAG
- a CDS encoding HU family DNA-binding protein, whose product MAKAATKSQIIAKIAEDAGITKVQAKGALESLIAQAYKGAKDGFTVPGLGKLVKVKRKARMGRNPATGETIKIAAKTVLKFRIAKAAKDAILA is encoded by the coding sequence ATGGCTAAAGCAGCTACGAAGTCTCAGATCATTGCGAAAATCGCAGAAGATGCCGGTATCACTAAAGTTCAGGCGAAAGGCGCTCTTGAATCTTTGATTGCTCAGGCATATAAAGGCGCTAAAGACGGGTTCACCGTTCCGGGCCTTGGTAAACTTGTCAAAGTAAAACGCAAAGCCCGCATGGGCCGCAACCCGGCGACCGGCGAAACGATCAAGATTGCTGCAAAAACGGTTCTGAAATTCCGCATCGCTAAAGCAGCAAAAGATGCGATTCTGGCTTAA
- the fni gene encoding type 2 isopentenyl-diphosphate Delta-isomerase, translating into MNNLEKRKGEHVKIVSQNEETDRRKNYFDEIRLIYRALPEINLDAVDPSVEFLGKKLSFPLIISSMTGGGDKLLKKINLNLAAAAEAEGVALGVGSQRILFSAPLAKSSFDLRSVAPAAPLLANLGAIQFNIELTLQHARAAIQILEADALCLHLNPLQEAIQPEGDTTFAGLAEKIGEIISGLDVPVIVKEVGAGISAADAELLVRAGVKIIDVAGAGGTSWSRVESERTPDSSLGKLFQDFGLPTPFALQQLVPYRDRATLIASGGIRTGIDMVKATILGASFCGIARPFLAPAMDSVAAVRHEIQKLKREFVTAMFLLGADTIDKIKNRAELIIA; encoded by the coding sequence ATGAATAATTTAGAAAAACGGAAGGGTGAACACGTTAAAATCGTTTCTCAAAATGAGGAAACGGATCGCCGGAAAAATTATTTCGATGAAATCCGTCTGATCTATCGCGCACTGCCGGAAATTAATCTGGACGCAGTTGATCCGTCGGTTGAGTTCCTCGGCAAAAAACTTTCGTTTCCATTAATTATTTCGTCGATGACCGGCGGCGGTGATAAACTGCTGAAAAAAATTAATCTGAATCTCGCCGCCGCAGCAGAAGCGGAGGGTGTTGCTCTGGGCGTCGGGTCGCAGCGAATTCTATTTTCGGCGCCGCTCGCTAAATCGAGTTTTGATTTGCGCAGCGTCGCACCGGCGGCGCCGCTGCTGGCAAATCTCGGCGCAATTCAGTTTAATATAGAACTGACACTGCAGCATGCGCGCGCCGCAATTCAGATTCTGGAAGCCGATGCGCTTTGCCTGCATCTGAATCCGCTGCAGGAAGCAATTCAACCGGAAGGTGATACAACCTTTGCCGGACTCGCTGAAAAAATCGGCGAAATCATAAGCGGACTCGATGTGCCGGTGATCGTAAAAGAGGTCGGCGCCGGAATTTCAGCAGCGGATGCTGAACTGCTGGTTCGCGCCGGTGTAAAAATAATTGATGTCGCCGGTGCCGGCGGAACATCGTGGAGCCGAGTCGAGAGCGAACGTACTCCTGATTCTTCTCTCGGGAAACTCTTTCAAGACTTTGGGCTGCCTACACCGTTCGCACTTCAACAGCTTGTGCCGTATCGCGATCGTGCAACACTGATTGCATCCGGTGGAATCCGCACCGGCATTGATATGGTCAAAGCCACCATACTCGGCGCATCGTTTTGCGGAATCGCACGCCCGTTCCTTGCGCCGGCCATGGATTCTGTCGCCGCCGTTCGCCACGAAATCCAGAAACTCAAACGCGAATTTGTCACCGCCATGTTTCTGCTCGGTGCTGATACAATTGATAAAATTAAAAACCGTGCAGAGCTGATTATTGCCTAA